A stretch of Macadamia integrifolia cultivar HAES 741 chromosome 7, SCU_Mint_v3, whole genome shotgun sequence DNA encodes these proteins:
- the LOC122083929 gene encoding cytokinin riboside 5'-monophosphate phosphoribohydrolase LOG5-like — translation MEDKVVKSRFKRVCVFCGSSTGKRNCYRDAALELGQELVSRRLNLVYGGGSIGLMGLVSQAVHRGGGHVLGIIPKTLMSKEITGETVGEVKPVADMHQRKAEMARHSDCFIALPGGYGTLEELLEVITWAQLGIHEKPVGLLNVDGYYNYLLTFIDKAVDDGFIQPSQRQIIVSAPTAKELVQKLEDYVPMHDQVVAMARWEVEQAEFNASLQTEVAR, via the exons atggaggaCAAAGTGGTGAAGTCGAGGTTCAAACGGGTCTGTGTCTTCTGTGGGAGTAGTACTGGAAAGAGAAACTGCTATCGAGATGCTGCCCTCGAATTAGGCCAAGAGCTT GTTTCGAGGAGGCTGAATCTTGTTTATGGCGGTGGGAGTATTGGGTTGATGGGTTTGGTCTCTCAAGCTGTTCACCGTGGTGGCGGCCATGTTCTTGG GATCATCCCCAAGACTCTCATGTCCAAAGAG ATAACAGGGGAAACTGTGGGGGAAGTGAAACCTGTAGCCGACATGCACCAAAGGAAAGCTGAGATGGCCCGCCATTCTGATTGTTTTATTGCTTTGCCAG GTGGGTATGGAACCCTTGAAGAGCTGCTGGAGGTGATAACCTGGGCTCAGCTGGGCATCCATGAGAAGCCT GTGGGTTTGCTGAATGTGGACGGGTACTACAATTACCTACTCACCTTCATAGATAAAGCTGTTGACGATGGCTTCATCCAGCCTTCTCAGCGGCAAATAATCGTTTCTGCTCCGACGGCTAAGGAACTCGTTCAGAAGCTTGAG GACTACGTGCCTATGCACGATCAAGTCGTCGCAATGGCGAGGTGGGAGGTTGAGCAGGCGGAGTTTAATGCATCTCTGCAGACTGAGGTTGCTCGCTAG
- the LOC122083834 gene encoding NAC domain-containing protein 6-like has protein sequence MVDRSNMTTTTTTPAPEMELPGFRFHPTEEELLDFYLKNVVFGKKLPFDIIGFLNIYHHDPWDLPGLAKIGEREWYFFVPRDRKHGNGGRPNRTTENGFWKATGSDRHIRSLSNPKRLIGLRKTLVFYKGRAPRGFKTDWVMNEYRMPDSSSSLLKEDIVLCKIYRKATSLKVLEQRAAMEEDSKTQQPSEASSWTTVDAEISMSEQQEIFTTQILGLDIQLKTEEEEEEGEFLHNDDHEKKNNKEEAGEAKEKQEAYTGIRVAKELPELQLPKLTFDWTQDPFWTQLRSPWLDNWALTPMH, from the exons ATGGTGGATCGTAGTAAcatgacaacaacaacaacaacgccGGCGCCGGAGATGGAGCTTCCGGGATTCCGGTTCCACCCCACGGAAGAAGAGCTTCTAGacttctatctcaagaacgtaGTTTTTGGGAAGAAGCTACCTTTTGATATAATTGGCTTCCTCAATATCTACCATCACGACCCTTGGGACTTGCCTG GTTTGGCCAAGATTGGGGAGAGAGAATGGTACTTCTTCGTGCCGAGAGACAGAAAGCACGGCAACGGTGGACGACCCAACCGCACCACAGAGAATGGGTTTTGGAAGGCAACTGGTTCTGATCGTCACATCCGTAGCTTATCCAACCCAAAAAGGCTAATTGGCCTCCGGAAGACCCTAGTCTTCTACAAAGGCAGAGCTCCTCGTGGTTTCAAGACCGATTGGGTCATGAACGAGTATCGCATGCCTgattcctcctcctccttacTCAAG GAGGACATAGTATTGTGCAAGATCTATAGGAAGGCAACTTCCTTGAAAGTCCTGGAGCAGAGGGCAGCCATGGAAGAAGATAGCAAGACACAACAACCCTCTGAGGCATCTTCATGGACAACAGTGGATGCAGAGATCTCAATGTCAGAGCAACAGGAAATCTTCACCACGCAAATTTTAGGACTGGACATTCAattgaaaacagaagaagaggaggaagagggagaatttCTGCATAATGATGATCATGAAAAGAAGAATAACAAAGAAGAAGCAGGAGAAGCGAAGGAGAAGCAAGAGGCCTATACCGGAATCAGAGTAGCCAAGGAATTGCCGGAACTCCAATTGCCCAAACTCACCTTCGATTGGACACAAGATCCATTCTGGACCCAACTTCGCAGCCCATGGCTAGATAACTGGGCCCTTACTCCTATGCACTGA
- the LOC122084868 gene encoding uncharacterized protein LOC122084868 encodes MAPSPLHPKASRHARSISLPSRSHPLTLQVEGQLHRLRASEATSSSSICYNLGGLKDLYDSINDLLHLPQTQQALAQERGEKWVDEVLDGSLRSLDVCGTARDVLSQLKECVAELQSSLRRIRGESSLANEVEAFNMSRKKVTKVISKCLGDLRKVQKHRTFSSLLDKNHDIVAMVGVLREVEAITLSMFDSLLSFISGPKAMQRPNGWSLVSKLINKKRVANDEVMERSEFEKMDVILGALLGSKTHKGLELRHVEAQKQLETMELSIQDLEDGLECIFRRLIKTRVTVLNILNQ; translated from the coding sequence atggctCCTTCTCCTTTGCATCCTAAAGCTTCACGCCATGCTCGTTCCATCAGTTTGCCCTCCAGATCTCATCCTCTGACTCTTCAAGTTGAGGGGCAATTGCACAGGTTGAGGGCTTCAGAAGCCACCTCGTCATCATCAATATGCTACAACTTGGGTGGCCTCAAAGATTTATATGATAGCATCAATGATTTGCTTCATTTGCCACAGACCCAACAAGCATTAGCccaagaaagaggagagaaatggGTTGATGAGGTGTTGGATGGATCTCTCAGGTCGTTGGATGTGTGTGGTACAGCAAGGGATGTTCTTTCACAGCTGAAAGAATGTGTTGCAGAGCTTCAATCTTCCCTCCGTAGGATAAGAGGTGAATCTAGTCTAGCAAATGAAGTTGAAGCATTCAACATGTCCAGGAAGAAGGTGACTAAGGTGATCAGCAAGTGCCTTGGAGATCTAAGAAAAGTACAGAAGCACCGTACATTTTCCTCTCTCTTAGACAAAAACCATGACATTGTTGCCATGGTTGGTGTGCTAAGGGAAGTGGAAGCAATCACCCTCTCCATGTTCGACTCCCTGCTATCTTTCATTTCTGGGCCAAAGGCAATGCAGAGGCCTAATGGTTGGTCTTTGGTTTCCAAATTGATTAACAAGAAACGAGTTGCAAATGATGAAGTGATGGAGAGAAGTGAATTTGAGAAGATGGATGTCATATTGGGTGCCCTCCTTGGCTCCAAGACACACAAAGGTCTTGAGTTGAGACATGTGGAAGCACAGAAGCAATTGGAGACAATGGAGTTGAGCATCCAAGATCTTGAGGATGGATTGGAATGCATCTTCCGGAGATTGATCAAAACCAGAGTCACGGTCCTCAACATCCTCAACCAGTAG
- the LOC122083343 gene encoding endochitinase-like — translation MIKSCVLLLLLFFCLVCLQLGAKAEQCGKQAGGALCPDGLCCSQFGFCGNTNAYCKNDCQSQCNTATGGDSSTVNLAPRTVGGDEGNVSSLIRETLFNQMLKHKNDTDCPAKGFYTYNAFIAAAKSFNGFGTTGDTITRKREIAAFLAQTSHETTGGWPTALDGPYAWGYCFLQEQGIPGDYCQPSNQWPCAPGKKYYGRGPFQISYNYNYGQAGEVIGSDLLNNPDLVVTDPTISFKTALWFWMTPQSPKPSCHEVMTGQWKPSSADTAAGLVPGYGVTTNIINGGIECGKGADSRVADRIGFYKRYCDLLGVSYGDNLDCYNQQWPTSTDISVTTQLYTCITLQYPQFGYGN, via the exons ATGATCAAATCCTGCGTGCTACTACTACTACTCTTCTTTTGTTTGGTTTGCTTGCAGCTCGGAGCCAAGGCAGAGCAATGTGGGAAACAAGCCGGTGGTGCACTATGCCCCGATGGGCTCTGCTGTAGCCAATTTGGATTCTGTGGCAACACTAACGCCTACTGCAAAAATGATTGCCAAAGCCAATGTAATACTGCTACTGGTGGAGATTCCAGTACTGTTAATCTGGCCCCTAGAACTGTGGGTGGTGATGAAGGCAACGTGAGCTCCCTCATCAGAGAAACCCTTTTCAACCAAATGTTGAAACATAAAAACGATACCGACTGCCCTGCTAAAGGATTCTACACTTACAACGCTTTCATCGCTGCCGCAAAGTCCTTTAACGGCTTCGGCACCACTGGCGACACCATCACCCGTAAAAGGGAGATCGCCGCTTTCTTGGCTCAGACTTCCCATGAGACCACAG GGGGATGGCCAACTGCACTAGATGGTCCATATGCCTGGGGATATTGTTTCCTTCAAGAACAAGGTATTCCTGGAGATTACTGTCAACCCAGCAACCAATGGCCATGTGCTCCCGGCAAGAAATATTATGGCCGAGGACCCTTCCAGATTTCATA CAACTACAACTACGGGCAAGCAGGGGAAGTAATAGGGTCAGACCTGCTGAACAACCCTGACCTGGTTGTTACCGATCCCACAATCTCATTCAAGACAGCGTTATGGTTTTGGATGACACCCCAATCCCCCAAACCCTCTTGCCATGAAGTCATGACCGGCCAATGGAAACCGAGCAGTGCCGACACGGCAGCAGGATTAGTCCCCGGCTATGGAGTCACTACCAACATCATCAACGGTGGAATTGAGTGCGGCAAAGGTGCGGATAGCAGGGTAGCCGATCGGATTGGATTTTATAAGAGGTACTGTGACTTACTTGGAGTGAGCTACGGTGACAACCTTGACTGCTACAATCAACAATGGCCAACTTCCACCGATATCTCTGTGACAACACAATTATACACTTGTATAACTCTGCAATACCCACAATTTGGATATGGCAATTGA
- the LOC122083344 gene encoding uncharacterized protein LOC122083344 encodes MAPSPFHPKASRHGRSISLPSRSHPLTLQVEQQLNRVRASEATSSSISCNLGGLQDLYDCVADLLHLPLTQQTLALERGEKWVNEVLNGSLRLLDVCGTARDVLSQKKECVTYLQSSLRRIRGESGLANQVEAYKMSRKKVTKVISKCLGDLMRSHSKKK; translated from the coding sequence ATGGCTCCCTCTCCTTTCCATCCTAAAGCTTCTCGTCATGGACGTTCCATCAGTTTGCCATCCAGATCTCATCCTCTTACTCTTCAAGTTGAGCAGCAGTTAAACAGGGTAAGGGCTTCAGAAGCCACCTCATCGTCAATATCTTGCAACTTGGGTGGCTTACAAGATTTATATGACTGCGTCGCTGATTTGCTTCATTTGCCATTGACCCAACAAACATTAGCCTTAGAACGAGGAGAAAAATGGGTTAATGAGGTGTTAAATGGATCTCTCAGGTTGCTGGATGTGTGTGGTACAGCAAGGGATGTTCTTTCACAGAAGAAAGAATGTGTGACATATCTTCAATCTTCCCTCCGTAGAATAAGAGGGGAATCTGGTTTAGCAAATCAAGTTGAAGCATATAAGATGTCCAGGAAGAAGGTGACTAAGGTGATCAGCAAGTGCCTTGGAGATCTAATGAGGTCTCACAGCAAAAAAAAGTGA
- the LOC122084869 gene encoding uncharacterized protein LOC122084869: MAPSPFHPKASRHARSISLPSRSHPLTFQVQEQLHRVRASEATSSSISCNLGGLKDLYDSVTDLLHLPLTQQTLAQERGEKWVNEVLDGSLRSLDVCGTARDVLSQMKDGVTELQSSLRRVRGESGLANEVEAYNMSRRKVTKVISKCLGDLRKVQQQHLFSSLLDKNHNFVAMISVLREVEAISLSVFESLLLFFSGPKARSIGWSMVSKLINKKRVAEVEEEMERCGFEKVDVILGALLGHRTHKDLELRHVEAQKQLERLELSIRDLEDGLECVFRSLIKTRVTLLNILNH; the protein is encoded by the coding sequence ATGGCCCCCTCTCCTTTCCATCCTAAAGCTTCTCGTCATGCACGTTCCATCAGTTTGCCATCTAGATCTCATCCTCTTACCTTTCAAGTTCAGGAGCAGTTGCACAGGGTAAGGGCTTCAGAAGCCACCTCATCATCAATATCATGCAACTTGGGTGGCCTGAAAGATTTATATGACAGCGTCACTGATTTGCTTCATTTGCCACTAACCCAACAAACATTAGCCCAAGAACGAGGAGAAAAATGGGTTAATGAGGTGTTGGATGGATCTCTCAGGTCGCTGGATGTGTGTGGTACAGCAAGGGATGTTCTTTCACAGATGAAAGACGGCGTGACAGAGCTTCAATCTTCTCTCCGAAGAGTAAGAGGGGAATCCGGTCTAGCAAATGAAGTTGAAGCATACAACATGTCCAGGAGGAAGGTGACTAAAGTGATCAGCAAGTGCCTTGGAGATCTAAGGAAAGTACAGCAGCAgcatttattttcctctctcttaGATAAAAACCACAACTTTGTGGCCATGATTAGTGTGCTAAGAGAAGTGGAAGCAATTAGCCTCTCTGTGTTCGAGTCCCTATTATTGTTCTTCTCTGGTCCAAAGGCGAGGTCTATTGGTTGGTCTATGGTTTCCAAATTGATTAACAAGAAACGTGTTGCAGAAGTTGAGGAAGAGATGGAGAGATGTGGATTTGAGAAGGTGGATGTCATATTGGGCGCCCTTCTTGGCCACAGGACACACAAAGACCTTGAGTTGAGGCATGTTGAAGCACAGAAGCAATTGGAGAGATTGGAGTTGAGCATCAGGGATCTTGAAGATGGATTGGAATGCGTCTTCCGGAGTTTGATCAAAACCAGGGTCACCCTCCTCAACATCCTCAACCACTAG
- the LOC122084870 gene encoding uncharacterized protein LOC122084870, which translates to MAPSPFHPKASRHARSISLPSRSHPLTIQVEEQLHRLRASEATTSSLASSSSISYNLSDLKYLHDSINDLLHLPLTQQTLAQEQGEKWVDEVLDGSLRSLDVCSTARAVLSQMKECVTELQSSLRRIRGQSGLANEVEAYKMARKKLTKVMSKCLGHLRKVQKQSAFSSLLDKNRDIVAIVSVLREVEAITLSMSESLLSLLSGPKAMSRPNGWTFVSKLINRNFGACDWKEMERCAFEKVDVTLGTLLDHKTHKGTELGILKHRSNWRQWR; encoded by the coding sequence ATGGCTCCCTCTCCTTTCCATCCTAAAGCTTCACGCCATGCTCGTTCCATCAGTTTGCCCTCCAGATCTCATCCTCTTACTATTCAAGTTGAGGAGCAGTTGCACAGGTTAAGGGCTTCAGAAGCCACCACATCATCTTTGGCATCGTCATCATCAATATCTTACAACTTGAGTGACCTCAAGTATTTACATGACAGCATCAATGATTTGCTTCATTTGCCACTGACCCAACAAACATTAGCACAAGAACAAGGAGAGAAATGGGTTGATGAGGTGTTGGATGGATCTCTCAGATCGCTGGATGTGTGTAGCACAGCAAGGGCTGTTCTTTCACAGATGAAAGAATGTGTAACAGAGCTTCAATCTTCCCTCCGTAGAATAAGAGGGCAATCTGGTCTAGCAAATGAAGTAGAAGCATACAAAATGGCCAGGAAGAAGTTGACCAAGGTGATGAGCAAGTGCCTTGGACATCTAAGGAAAGTACAGAAGCAGAGTGCATTTTCCTCTCTCTTAGACAAAAACCGCGACATTGTTGCCATAGTTAGCGTGCTAAGAGAAGTGGAAGCAATCACCCTCTCCATGTCCGAGTCCCTGCTGTCACTCCTATCTGGACCAAAGGCGATGTCAAGGCCTAATGGTTGGACTTTTGTTTCCAAATTGATAAATAGGAATTTTGGGGCATGCGATTGgaaagagatggagagatgTGCATTTGAGAAGGTGGATGTCACACTAGGCACCCTCCTTGACCACAAGACACACAAGGGCACTGAGTTAGGCATTTTGAAGCACAGAAGCAATTGGAGACAATGGAGGTGA